A section of the Mycolicibacterium anyangense genome encodes:
- a CDS encoding pyridoxal phosphate-dependent aminotransferase: MTVQRLQPYAVNIFAAMSALAARVGAVNLGQGFPDEDGPAAMLDAARQAITDGVNQYPPGPGILALRQAVAAQRLRRYGMQFDPETEVLITVGASEAIAASVLGLVEPGSDVLVIEPAFDTYAPVIAMAGCNRVTVALVPDGQGFALDVDALRAAITPRTRAVIVNSPHNPTGMVLSDTDLRALAGVAVEADLLVISDEVYEHLVYDDTRHLPIATYPGMAARTVTISSAAKMFNCTGWKIGWACGATDLIAGVRAAKQYLSYVGGAPFQPAVAYALNTEDAWVDALRDSLQVKRDALAGALTDIGFAVHDSAGTYFLCADPRPLGFSDSAAFCAELPTRAGVAAIPMSAFCDPHSGHAEKWNHLVRFAFCKRQETLDEAIRRLAVLRA, encoded by the coding sequence ATGACGGTTCAGCGGCTGCAGCCCTATGCGGTCAACATCTTCGCCGCCATGTCGGCACTGGCCGCGCGCGTCGGGGCGGTCAACCTCGGCCAGGGCTTCCCCGACGAGGACGGCCCGGCCGCCATGCTCGACGCCGCCCGCCAAGCCATCACCGACGGGGTCAACCAGTACCCGCCCGGTCCGGGCATCCTGGCCCTGCGCCAGGCTGTCGCCGCCCAGCGCCTGCGCCGCTACGGCATGCAGTTCGACCCGGAGACCGAGGTGCTGATCACCGTCGGCGCCTCCGAGGCCATCGCGGCCTCGGTGCTGGGGCTGGTCGAGCCGGGCTCCGACGTCCTGGTGATCGAGCCGGCGTTCGACACCTACGCGCCCGTCATCGCGATGGCGGGCTGCAACCGGGTCACCGTTGCGCTGGTGCCCGACGGCCAAGGTTTCGCGCTCGACGTCGACGCCCTGCGGGCCGCCATCACGCCCCGCACCCGGGCGGTGATCGTCAACTCGCCGCACAATCCGACCGGGATGGTGCTCTCCGATACCGATCTGCGCGCCCTGGCCGGCGTCGCCGTCGAGGCCGACCTGCTGGTGATCAGTGATGAGGTCTACGAGCACCTGGTCTACGACGACACCCGGCACCTGCCGATCGCCACCTACCCCGGCATGGCGGCGCGCACGGTCACGATCTCGAGTGCGGCCAAGATGTTCAACTGCACTGGCTGGAAGATCGGGTGGGCCTGCGGCGCAACCGATCTCATCGCCGGCGTGCGGGCGGCCAAGCAGTACCTCTCCTATGTCGGTGGCGCGCCGTTCCAGCCGGCGGTGGCCTACGCGCTCAACACCGAGGATGCCTGGGTCGACGCGCTGCGCGACTCGCTGCAGGTCAAACGCGACGCACTCGCAGGCGCGCTGACCGACATCGGGTTCGCCGTGCACGACAGCGCAGGCACCTACTTCCTGTGCGCCGATCCGCGCCCACTCGGCTTTTCTGACAGCGCGGCGTTCTGCGCGGAGCTGCCCACCCGCGCCGGGGTGGCGGCGATCCCGATGTCGGCGTTCTGCGACCCGCACTCCGGGCACGCCGAGAAGTGGAATCACTTGGTGCGCTTCGCTTTCTGCAAACGCCAGGAAACTCTCGATGAAGCGATCAGGCGTCTCGCCGTGCTGCGCGCATGA
- a CDS encoding SRPBCC family protein encodes MAVRASREILIDASPEVILDALADIEAVPAWSSVHKHAHVVDRYADGRPHHVKVTVKILGLIDHEMLEYHWGRDWVVWDADRTPQQHAQHVEYTLHPEGGQTRVRFDITMEPSAPLPEFLVKRAKKTVLAAATEGLRHYVMRAARRDA; translated from the coding sequence ATGGCGGTTCGGGCATCGCGGGAGATCCTGATCGACGCCTCGCCGGAGGTCATCCTCGACGCGCTCGCCGACATCGAGGCCGTGCCGGCGTGGTCGTCGGTACACAAGCACGCCCACGTGGTCGACCGCTACGCCGACGGACGCCCGCACCACGTCAAGGTCACCGTCAAGATCCTCGGACTGATCGACCACGAGATGCTGGAGTACCACTGGGGCCGCGACTGGGTGGTGTGGGACGCCGACCGCACCCCCCAACAGCACGCCCAGCACGTCGAGTACACGCTGCATCCCGAAGGCGGGCAGACCCGGGTGCGCTTCGACATCACCATGGAGCCCTCCGCGCCGTTACCGGAGTTCCTGGTCAAGCGCGCCAAGAAGACGGTGCTGGCCGCCGCCACCGAGGGGCTGCGGCACTACGTCATGCGCGCAGCACGGCGAGACGCCTGA
- a CDS encoding ATP-grasp domain-containing protein → MTFELLATSRCRGLSAMRNCTDHASVAASDIVSDSTELLGRLRDRVAHTDTVIIPVGIQPTLFLARNAAALPPQNVFPLSPAADLEELNDKWRFFQLVQQLSLPTPATVLISSADNVPELPAGKLVLKPVHGEGSLGLRFADSPAEVESVIGRIDAAGLLPVLVQEYVPGFDLTLSVIARDGSVLGGRVQQVAPDRSLEFVNLPSAIGMAEEIVSAKSVHGVLSFDMRGTPSEGGLYLTECNPRLWASCHKAAYTGMNVVDIGVGMARREPVMIEPVVPTSVLSPTSTVTRLLRGNFASVSPASRRFAHAELDNWRSALTSIVEKRLGGPSAVERGELLERWVSFDDEDGLRPAW, encoded by the coding sequence ATGACCTTCGAGTTGCTCGCGACCAGCCGTTGCCGAGGACTCAGCGCAATGCGCAATTGCACAGATCATGCCAGCGTCGCAGCTAGCGATATCGTGTCGGACAGCACCGAACTCCTCGGTCGATTGCGCGACAGAGTCGCACACACCGATACCGTGATCATTCCCGTCGGAATTCAACCGACCTTGTTCCTCGCTCGTAATGCGGCCGCCCTCCCGCCGCAGAATGTGTTCCCGCTTTCACCAGCCGCGGACCTGGAAGAGCTGAACGACAAGTGGCGTTTCTTCCAGCTGGTACAGCAACTCTCACTACCAACGCCTGCCACTGTCCTCATCTCCAGCGCCGACAACGTGCCGGAACTACCGGCAGGAAAGTTGGTACTGAAGCCAGTACACGGCGAGGGTTCGCTCGGCCTGCGGTTCGCAGACTCCCCCGCCGAAGTCGAATCGGTCATCGGACGAATCGACGCCGCTGGGCTTTTGCCAGTACTGGTTCAGGAATATGTGCCAGGATTCGACCTGACGCTCAGCGTCATCGCACGGGATGGCTCAGTCCTCGGTGGCCGAGTTCAACAGGTCGCGCCGGACAGATCATTGGAGTTCGTGAACCTTCCCTCCGCGATTGGCATGGCGGAGGAAATCGTGAGCGCCAAGTCGGTTCACGGAGTGCTGAGCTTTGACATGCGCGGAACCCCCAGTGAGGGGGGTTTATACCTTACCGAGTGCAATCCGCGGTTATGGGCTTCCTGCCACAAAGCCGCCTATACCGGAATGAACGTCGTCGACATTGGCGTCGGCATGGCCCGCCGCGAGCCGGTCATGATCGAACCGGTCGTACCCACTTCAGTGCTCTCCCCAACGAGTACGGTCACCAGACTTCTCCGTGGCAACTTCGCCTCCGTTAGCCCGGCCTCACGACGATTCGCTCATGCCGAACTGGACAACTGGAGATCGGCCCTGACCTCGATAGTGGAAAAGAGACTCGGGGGTCCCTCAGCCGTTGAACGCGGCGAACTGCTGGAGCGCTGGGTGAGCTTCGATGACGAAGACGGACTGCGGCCTGCTTGGTGA
- a CDS encoding CaiB/BaiF CoA transferase family protein translates to MTNTGPLAGVRVIELGGIGPGPHAGMMLADLGADVVRVRRPSGGMAMPAESIDLFHRGKRVVDLDMKSQRQELLDLVAGADVLLDCFRPGTCERLGIGPDECAAVNPRLVFARMTGWGQHGPLAATAGHDINYLSQTGALNAIGYRDRPPVVPLNLVADFGGGSMLVLLGIVAALYERERSGQGQVVDAAMVDGVSVLAQAMWTIKSTGRVSDERESFLLDGSCPYYRTYETADGKYLAVGSIEPQFFAELLVGLGLSADDVPAQSDVAGRAEMARIFTERFATKTRDEWTEIFAGTDACVTPVLSWSEAAVSAHLRERGTLVDVDGTTQAAPAPRFSRSQAGPIGVPPQASTDLADIGW, encoded by the coding sequence GTGACGAACACGGGGCCACTGGCCGGGGTCAGAGTGATCGAACTCGGCGGGATCGGGCCGGGACCGCACGCCGGCATGATGCTGGCCGACCTCGGGGCCGACGTCGTGCGGGTGCGCCGCCCCAGCGGCGGCATGGCGATGCCCGCCGAGAGCATCGACCTGTTCCACCGCGGCAAACGGGTGGTCGATCTGGACATGAAGTCGCAGCGCCAGGAGTTGCTGGACTTGGTGGCCGGGGCCGACGTGCTGTTGGACTGTTTCCGCCCCGGCACCTGCGAGCGGCTCGGGATCGGACCGGACGAGTGCGCCGCGGTCAACCCACGACTGGTGTTCGCCCGGATGACCGGCTGGGGCCAGCACGGGCCGCTGGCCGCCACGGCCGGCCACGACATCAACTACCTGTCCCAGACCGGTGCGCTCAACGCCATCGGCTACCGCGACCGGCCGCCGGTGGTGCCGCTGAACCTGGTCGCCGACTTCGGCGGCGGATCCATGCTGGTGCTGCTGGGCATCGTCGCCGCACTCTACGAACGGGAGCGCTCCGGTCAGGGGCAGGTGGTCGACGCCGCAATGGTCGACGGTGTCAGCGTGCTGGCCCAGGCGATGTGGACCATCAAGTCGACCGGCCGGGTCTCCGATGAACGCGAGTCTTTCCTGCTCGACGGCAGCTGCCCCTACTACCGCACGTATGAGACCGCTGACGGCAAATATCTGGCGGTTGGCTCGATCGAACCGCAGTTTTTCGCGGAATTGCTTGTAGGCCTTGGCTTATCGGCGGACGACGTACCGGCCCAGTCCGATGTCGCCGGCCGCGCCGAGATGGCGCGCATCTTCACCGAGCGCTTCGCGACCAAGACCCGCGACGAGTGGACGGAGATCTTCGCCGGCACCGACGCGTGTGTCACGCCGGTGCTCAGCTGGAGCGAAGCGGCCGTCAGCGCACACCTGCGGGAGCGTGGCACCTTGGTGGACGTCGACGGCACCACCCAGGCCGCACCGGCGCCACGGTTCTCCCGCAGCCAGGCCGGACCGATCGGCGTACCTCCACAGGCGTCCACGGATCTCGCCGACATCGGTTGGTAA
- a CDS encoding SRPBCC family protein yields the protein MAVNDSREVTIEATPEEILDVIADVESTPTWSPQYQSAEVLDSYDNGRPRQVKMKIKAAGLTDEQIVEYTWTDSGASWTLVKAGQLRSQDASYTLTPDGEKTRVRFEITVDPSVPIPGFLLKRTMKGAMETATDGLRKQVLKVKNGG from the coding sequence ATGGCAGTCAACGATTCGCGGGAAGTGACCATCGAAGCGACACCCGAGGAGATCCTCGACGTGATCGCCGACGTCGAATCGACACCGACCTGGTCACCGCAGTACCAGAGCGCCGAGGTGCTCGACAGCTACGACAATGGCCGGCCGCGGCAGGTCAAGATGAAGATCAAGGCCGCCGGCCTGACCGACGAGCAGATCGTCGAGTACACCTGGACTGACAGCGGTGCCAGCTGGACCCTGGTCAAGGCTGGCCAGCTGCGGTCGCAGGATGCCTCGTACACACTGACCCCGGACGGCGAGAAGACCAGGGTTCGCTTCGAGATCACCGTTGACCCGTCGGTACCCATCCCGGGCTTCCTGCTCAAGCGAACGATGAAGGGCGCGATGGAGACCGCCACCGACGGGCTGCGCAAACAGGTCCTGAAGGTCAAGAACGGCGGCTGA
- a CDS encoding MCE family protein: MLRLPRSVWRQLAILAAITVISVSIMAFGFVKLPALLGIGRYTVSVNLPVSGGLYPTSVVTYRGTEVGRVKSIDVTANGVRAVLDLDSGIPIPTPVEAAVHSRSAVGEQFLELTPKNGSGPTLRNGDVIPAAQVQTPPDIGKLLDATNTALQAIPQENLRTVVDEAAKAVGGLGPELARIVDGSTALAIEAGRNVDSITQLIDQSPPVLNSQVQSSDSIAAWAAHMASITGQFASQDAALADLLRSGAPALAQGRALFDRINPGLPVLLANLVSLGDIAVTYRSDIEQLLVLFPQGTAVMQAITVPDSKVKQAFRGIYLDFNLNLNLPPPCNTGFLPVHQQRSPSDVDYPERPAGDLYCRIPQDSDMNVRGVRNIPCETKPGKRAPTVEMCDSDENYVPLNDGLNWKGDPNATFSGQGVPQYPPGTPVAAVPYDPATGTYIGPDGKPYTQADLAHPSNRTWQSMLIPPSP; this comes from the coding sequence ATGCTGCGACTACCCCGCTCCGTGTGGCGGCAACTGGCGATCCTGGCCGCCATCACCGTCATCTCGGTCAGCATCATGGCATTCGGATTCGTCAAACTGCCTGCACTGCTGGGGATCGGGCGCTACACGGTCAGCGTGAACCTCCCGGTCTCCGGTGGGCTGTACCCGACGTCGGTGGTCACCTACCGCGGTACCGAGGTGGGCCGGGTGAAATCCATCGACGTCACCGCCAACGGCGTGCGTGCCGTGCTGGACCTCGACTCCGGCATCCCGATTCCGACTCCGGTCGAGGCGGCGGTGCACAGTCGATCCGCCGTCGGTGAGCAGTTCCTCGAACTGACACCCAAGAACGGGTCGGGTCCCACGCTGCGCAACGGCGACGTCATCCCGGCCGCGCAGGTGCAGACCCCGCCCGACATCGGGAAGCTTCTCGACGCCACGAATACGGCGCTGCAAGCGATTCCGCAGGAGAATCTGCGAACGGTCGTCGACGAGGCGGCCAAGGCTGTCGGCGGGTTGGGGCCCGAGCTGGCCCGCATCGTCGACGGCTCCACCGCGCTGGCCATCGAGGCCGGCCGCAACGTCGACTCGATCACCCAACTGATCGACCAGTCGCCGCCGGTGCTGAATTCCCAAGTCCAGAGCTCGGATTCGATCGCGGCCTGGGCGGCACACATGGCGTCGATCACCGGCCAGTTCGCCTCGCAGGACGCGGCGTTGGCCGACCTGCTTCGATCCGGGGCACCGGCGCTCGCGCAAGGGCGTGCGCTGTTCGACCGGATCAACCCGGGCCTGCCGGTCTTGCTGGCGAACCTGGTGAGCCTGGGCGACATCGCCGTCACCTACCGCAGCGACATCGAGCAGCTGCTGGTGCTCTTCCCGCAGGGCACCGCCGTCATGCAGGCCATCACCGTCCCGGATTCAAAGGTCAAGCAGGCCTTCCGGGGTATCTATCTGGACTTCAACCTGAACCTGAATCTGCCGCCACCGTGTAACACCGGATTCCTTCCGGTGCACCAGCAGCGCTCGCCGTCCGACGTGGACTACCCCGAGCGTCCCGCCGGCGACCTCTACTGCCGTATCCCGCAGGATTCCGACATGAATGTTCGTGGCGTACGCAACATTCCGTGTGAGACCAAGCCGGGTAAGCGTGCACCCACGGTGGAGATGTGTGACAGCGACGAGAATTACGTCCCGCTCAACGACGGCTTGAACTGGAAGGGTGACCCCAACGCGACGTTCTCCGGACAGGGGGTGCCGCAGTACCCGCCCGGGACTCCGGTTGCCGCCGTTCCCTACGACCCGGCCACCGGGACCTACATCGGTCCCGATGGCAAGCCGTATACCCAGGCCGACCTGGCGCACCCGTCCAACCGGACCTGGCAGTCGATGCTGATCCCGCCGTCGCCCTGA
- a CDS encoding MCE family protein: MSRLVAATLVVLFCLTGCQWRGLNSLSLPGTTGSGDGSYTIQAQLPDVVTIQQNTRVRVADVNVGNVTKIEVQDWHALVTMRINGDVHLPANATAKVGQTSLLGSMHIELAPPTDEAPEGQLTDGSIIPLSRAATYPTTEQTLASVSVLLNGGGLGQLQEINQAFAKALSGREDVMKSLLNQLDTFISQLNGQTDDIITATEKLNSLAGQVAAKDQAVDKALTTIPQALAVLADSRTKLANAIDALGKFSAVAADTVHQTKQALVDNLRNMAPVLRELANAGPALTRGLDFLSTYPWVKSTIPNWFRGDFANITLIVDLTLSRIDSSLFTGTRWEGNLTELELQWGRTIGQMPSPYTAGNPLIAPYHFDGY, translated from the coding sequence GTGAGCCGGCTGGTGGCCGCTACCCTGGTGGTGCTGTTCTGCCTCACCGGATGCCAGTGGCGTGGCCTGAATTCGCTGAGCCTGCCGGGCACCACCGGCAGCGGGGACGGCTCCTACACCATCCAGGCACAGCTGCCCGACGTGGTGACGATCCAGCAGAACACCCGGGTGCGGGTGGCCGACGTCAACGTCGGCAACGTCACCAAGATCGAGGTCCAGGATTGGCATGCCCTGGTGACGATGCGCATCAACGGCGATGTGCACCTGCCCGCCAACGCCACCGCCAAGGTCGGACAGACCAGCCTGCTGGGCTCCATGCACATCGAGCTCGCGCCACCCACCGACGAAGCCCCGGAAGGGCAGCTCACGGACGGCTCGATCATCCCGTTGTCCCGGGCGGCCACCTATCCCACCACCGAACAGACATTGGCCTCGGTGTCGGTGTTGCTCAACGGTGGCGGCCTGGGCCAGCTACAGGAGATCAACCAGGCGTTCGCCAAGGCCCTGTCCGGCCGTGAGGACGTGATGAAAAGCCTTCTGAATCAGCTGGATACGTTCATCAGCCAGCTGAATGGCCAGACCGACGACATCATCACGGCCACCGAGAAACTCAATTCGCTGGCCGGCCAGGTGGCCGCCAAGGACCAGGCCGTCGACAAGGCCCTGACCACCATCCCGCAGGCGCTGGCCGTGCTCGCCGACTCGCGCACCAAGCTGGCCAACGCCATCGACGCACTCGGCAAGTTCAGCGCCGTCGCGGCCGACACCGTCCACCAGACCAAGCAAGCACTGGTGGACAACCTCCGCAACATGGCGCCCGTGCTGCGGGAACTCGCCAACGCCGGGCCCGCGCTGACCCGGGGTCTGGACTTCCTGTCCACCTACCCATGGGTGAAAAGCACCATCCCGAACTGGTTTCGGGGCGACTTCGCCAACATCACCCTGATCGTCGACCTGACACTCAGCCGCATCGACAGCAGTCTGTTCACCGGCACCCGTTGGGAGGGCAATCTCACCGAACTCGAACTGCAGTGGGGCCGCACGATCGGCCAGATGCCCAGTCCCTACACCGCGGGCAACCCGTTGATCGCCCCCTACCACTTCGACGGGTACTGA
- a CDS encoding MCE family protein — MTRHRRAIQFGAGISLLAILAVAITVVATPWWRHVAQNTYVAYFANTNGLYTGDEIRILGVAVGTVEKIEPQPQAAKVTFTVDRKYPVPADVKAAILSPSLVSARAVQLVPAYSDGPKLADGATIPIERTAVPVEWDDLRRQLEKLTASLQPTEPGGPSPLGEFINTAADNLRGQGDTARDTVIKLSQATSALGDHATDIFGTVKNLQLLVSALSSSSDLLASFNTNLAEVTGVLSNTPNEVADATKGLDGALKDLQGFVADNREGLGTTFDHLNAITTALNDSRTDVKQVLHIAPSVFSNFTNIYQPAQSAITGILAPVNFADTVGFICGAIQSASREGWEQSSKLCVQYLAPIVKNRQYNTFPIGGNPFVGAVARPNELTYSEDRLNPHLPPANPAPAPTDGAAALAAEVPPATSTDPGAGLEGLMVPESSP; from the coding sequence ATGACCCGGCATCGGCGTGCCATCCAATTCGGCGCCGGCATCAGCCTGCTCGCCATCCTCGCGGTGGCGATCACCGTGGTGGCCACCCCGTGGTGGCGGCACGTCGCGCAGAACACCTACGTCGCCTACTTCGCCAACACCAACGGCCTGTATACCGGCGACGAGATCCGCATCCTCGGCGTCGCGGTGGGCACCGTGGAGAAGATCGAGCCCCAGCCACAGGCCGCCAAGGTGACCTTCACCGTCGACCGCAAGTATCCGGTGCCCGCCGACGTCAAGGCGGCGATCCTGTCGCCGTCGCTGGTGTCGGCCCGAGCCGTCCAGCTGGTTCCCGCGTACTCCGATGGTCCGAAACTCGCTGACGGCGCGACGATTCCGATCGAACGCACCGCGGTCCCCGTCGAATGGGACGACCTGCGCCGTCAACTCGAGAAGCTCACCGCGTCGCTGCAGCCCACCGAGCCCGGTGGGCCCAGCCCGCTGGGGGAGTTCATCAACACCGCCGCGGACAACCTGCGTGGCCAGGGCGACACCGCCCGCGACACGGTGATCAAGCTGTCCCAGGCCACCTCCGCACTCGGCGATCACGCCACCGACATCTTCGGCACGGTGAAGAACCTGCAACTGCTGGTGTCGGCGCTGTCCTCGAGCAGTGACCTACTGGCATCCTTCAACACCAACCTCGCCGAGGTCACCGGCGTGCTGTCCAACACCCCCAACGAAGTCGCCGACGCCACCAAGGGTCTCGACGGCGCGCTGAAGGACCTTCAGGGCTTCGTCGCCGACAACCGGGAGGGTCTGGGGACGACCTTCGACCACCTCAACGCGATCACCACCGCGCTCAACGACAGCCGCACCGACGTCAAGCAGGTGCTGCACATCGCGCCGAGCGTGTTCAGCAACTTCACCAACATCTACCAGCCGGCCCAGAGTGCCATCACCGGCATCCTCGCGCCGGTCAACTTTGCCGACACCGTCGGATTCATCTGCGGCGCAATCCAGTCCGCGTCACGCGAAGGCTGGGAGCAGTCCTCCAAGCTGTGTGTCCAGTACCTGGCACCAATCGTCAAGAACCGCCAGTACAACACCTTTCCGATTGGCGGCAACCCGTTCGTCGGCGCCGTCGCCCGGCCCAACGAGCTCACCTACAGCGAGGACCGGCTCAATCCGCATCTGCCGCCGGCCAATCCGGCGCCGGCGCCGACTGACGGTGCCGCGGCGTTGGCAGCCGAGGTGCCACCGGCGACGTCGACCGATCCTGGTGCGGGACTGGAAGGCCTGATGGTTCCGGAGAGTTCGCCGTGA
- a CDS encoding MCE family protein, translated as MTRISLRRPRFTPLAERNRLTVGLVGVLILLALVVAVFSYDKIPFIKGTTDQSAYFAEAGGIKTGSDVRVSGLAVGRVSGISLEGTKVLVDFTVADGVELGDRTEAAIKTETVLGTKYLELTPRGDGSLAGPIPLERTRSPYDLTDALGDLTTTISGLDTAQLSSALTTLADTFKDTPPDLKIALQGVARFSDTLNTRDAKLRDLLAEANKVTGVLAKRSDQIAQLVANANALLVELVAQRNSVDALMTNLSAVSAQISGLVADNRTQIKPALDKLNGVLAILDNRKKELQRTLYLLRRYAMSFGEVLGSGPFFKASLVNLIPGQFSQPFIDAAFSDLGLDPNVKVPSELVDPGVGQPATPPLPVPYPRTGQGGDPNLTLPDAIAGNPGDPRYPYREPLPAPPPGGPPPGPPALAPAPGQLPPPSIPPVAPDPAAGGN; from the coding sequence ATGACACGAATCTCCCTGCGGCGTCCGCGATTCACGCCGCTGGCCGAACGCAACCGGCTCACCGTCGGCCTGGTCGGTGTGCTCATCCTGCTTGCGCTGGTGGTCGCGGTCTTCTCCTACGACAAGATTCCGTTCATCAAGGGCACCACCGACCAATCCGCCTACTTCGCCGAGGCCGGTGGCATCAAGACCGGCAGCGATGTGCGGGTATCGGGACTGGCGGTGGGACGAGTCTCCGGCATCTCGCTCGAGGGCACGAAAGTGTTGGTGGACTTCACCGTTGCCGACGGTGTCGAGCTCGGCGACCGCACCGAGGCCGCCATCAAGACCGAAACCGTGCTGGGCACCAAGTATCTGGAACTGACGCCGCGGGGCGACGGCTCGCTGGCCGGGCCGATCCCGCTGGAGCGCACCCGCTCGCCCTACGACCTGACCGATGCGCTGGGTGATCTGACCACCACCATCAGCGGACTGGACACTGCGCAGCTGTCCTCGGCGCTGACCACGCTGGCCGATACCTTCAAAGACACCCCGCCGGATCTGAAGATCGCCCTGCAAGGGGTGGCCCGGTTCTCCGACACCCTCAACACCCGCGACGCCAAACTGCGCGACCTGCTGGCTGAGGCCAACAAGGTCACCGGAGTGCTGGCCAAACGCAGCGACCAGATCGCCCAACTGGTGGCCAACGCCAACGCACTGCTGGTAGAGCTTGTGGCGCAGCGCAATTCGGTCGACGCATTGATGACCAACCTCAGTGCGGTCTCCGCTCAGATCTCCGGTCTGGTGGCCGACAACCGCACCCAGATCAAGCCGGCCCTCGACAAGCTCAACGGTGTACTGGCCATCCTGGACAACCGCAAGAAGGAACTGCAGCGCACGCTGTACCTGCTGCGCCGGTACGCGATGTCGTTCGGTGAGGTGCTGGGATCCGGCCCATTCTTCAAGGCCTCGCTGGTCAACCTCATCCCCGGTCAGTTCTCCCAGCCGTTCATCGACGCGGCGTTCTCCGATCTCGGCTTGGACCCAAACGTGAAGGTGCCCTCGGAACTCGTCGACCCTGGTGTCGGCCAGCCCGCCACGCCGCCGCTGCCGGTGCCCTACCCGCGCACCGGACAGGGCGGTGACCCGAACCTGACGCTGCCCGATGCGATCGCCGGCAACCCTGGTGACCCGCGCTACCCCTACCGCGAGCCGTTGCCCGCCCCGCCGCCCGGCGGCCCGCCGCCGGGCCCGCCGGCCCTGGCTCCCGCACCGGGACAGCTACCGCCGCCGTCGATCCCGCCGGTGGCCCCCGACCCCGCGGCGGGAGGTAACTGA
- a CDS encoding MCE family protein, with amino-acid sequence MRSSTAKAVIRVSLFTVMCLIFTFVLITVFGQFRFDTRASYSAVFSNVSGLKGGNFVRIAGVEVGKVGDMTLHKDGTVTVEFAIDKGLQLTEGTTAVVRYENLIGDRYLSLEEGPGSVRRLLPGQTIPLSRTSPALDVDALIGGFRPLFRALDPEQVNALSGQLLRVFQGQGGTISSVLAQTSALTTTLAGRDQLIGEVITNLNTVLGTFATRDEQFGTGLDKLSQLVQGLADRRSDIGNGLAYINAAAGSVADLLTAARQPIKDTVTQTDRFAGQVMADHDYVDDLVKTLPDAYQVLARNGLYGDYFGFYLCDAILKVNGKGGQPVFVKLAGQDTGRCTPK; translated from the coding sequence GTGAGATCCAGTACCGCCAAGGCCGTCATCAGGGTGTCCTTGTTCACCGTGATGTGCCTGATCTTCACGTTCGTTCTCATCACGGTGTTCGGCCAGTTCCGCTTCGACACCCGCGCTTCCTACTCCGCGGTGTTCTCCAACGTCTCCGGCCTCAAGGGCGGCAACTTCGTCCGCATCGCCGGCGTCGAGGTCGGCAAGGTCGGGGACATGACCCTGCACAAGGACGGCACGGTCACCGTCGAGTTCGCCATCGATAAGGGACTGCAACTCACCGAAGGCACCACGGCGGTGGTGCGCTACGAGAACCTGATCGGGGACCGGTATCTGTCCCTGGAGGAGGGCCCCGGCTCGGTACGCAGGCTGCTTCCGGGACAGACGATTCCGCTGTCCCGGACTTCACCGGCGCTGGACGTCGACGCGCTGATCGGTGGCTTCCGGCCACTGTTCCGCGCCCTGGATCCCGAACAGGTCAATGCGCTTTCCGGGCAGTTGTTACGGGTGTTCCAGGGCCAGGGCGGCACGATCTCGTCGGTGCTGGCGCAGACCTCAGCACTGACCACCACCCTGGCCGGGCGTGACCAGCTGATCGGGGAGGTCATCACGAACCTCAACACCGTGCTGGGCACCTTCGCCACCCGCGACGAACAATTCGGCACCGGCCTGGACAAGCTCTCACAACTGGTACAGGGCCTGGCCGACCGCCGCAGCGACATCGGCAACGGACTGGCCTACATCAACGCCGCCGCCGGGTCGGTGGCCGACCTGCTCACCGCGGCGCGCCAGCCGATCAAGGACACCGTCACCCAGACCGACCGGTTCGCCGGGCAAGTGATGGCCGACCACGACTACGTCGACGATCTGGTCAAGACCCTGCCCGACGCCTACCAGGTGCTGGCCCGCAACGGCTTGTACGGCGACTACTTCGGCTTCTATCTCTGCGACGCGATTCTCAAGGTCAACGGCAAGGGCGGCCAGCCGGTGTTCGTCAAACTCGCCGGGCAGGACACGGGACGGTGCACACCCAAATGA